One Oikeobacillus pervagus DNA segment encodes these proteins:
- the acpS gene encoding holo-ACP synthase encodes MIKGIGLDIVEIARVQKIAERQPKFIQRILTQNEQSYYLQLSNRRKIEYLAGRFSLKEAFAKAYGTGIGEELSFTDIETDYNDKGKPIIKKPFGKGVHLSVTHSQDYVATQVIIEE; translated from the coding sequence ATGATCAAAGGAATAGGATTAGACATTGTAGAAATTGCTAGAGTGCAAAAAATTGCAGAACGGCAACCGAAATTTATTCAAAGAATCTTAACACAGAATGAACAATCGTATTATTTACAATTGAGTAATAGGAGAAAGATCGAATATTTAGCAGGGCGCTTCTCATTAAAAGAAGCTTTTGCCAAGGCATATGGGACGGGAATTGGTGAGGAGCTTTCCTTTACAGATATCGAAACCGATTATAATGATAAAGGCAAGCCGATTATAAAGAAACCATTTGGAAAAGGAGTTCATCTTTCCGTTACACATAGTCAAGATTACGTCGCTACACAAGTAATTATTGAAGAATAA
- a CDS encoding rhomboid family intramembrane serine protease: MFLRTESFSQFIRYYPIITIIITIHILAYILLFIPFFPSIAFYQTFAGTNIYIANGEWWRLFSPIFLHSSFAHLFFNSISLIIFGPPLEKILTKYPFLFLYICSGIIGNIATFLLMPATYSHIGSSGAIFGLFGTYFSLYLFKSSLITNEHKKVILPIIILAGIMTFGQPNINFISHLSGFIAGVAFGYFYTSRRKPTF; encoded by the coding sequence ATGTTTCTTCGCACAGAAAGTTTTTCACAGTTTATTCGTTATTATCCAATTATCACCATCATTATTACCATTCATATATTAGCCTACATTTTATTATTCATTCCCTTTTTCCCTTCCATCGCCTTTTATCAAACTTTTGCTGGCACAAATATCTACATCGCAAATGGGGAATGGTGGCGGCTGTTCTCACCGATCTTTTTACATAGTTCATTTGCCCATTTGTTCTTCAACTCCATTTCATTGATCATTTTCGGGCCTCCTTTGGAAAAAATTCTAACGAAATACCCATTCCTATTCCTGTATATTTGTAGTGGAATCATCGGCAATATCGCAACATTTCTTCTGATGCCAGCAACCTATTCTCATATTGGCTCAAGCGGTGCCATCTTTGGATTATTTGGCACTTATTTTTCCTTATATTTATTTAAATCATCTCTCATAACGAATGAACATAAGAAGGTGATTCTTCCCATTATCATTCTTGCTGGTATTATGACGTTCGGACAGCCAAACATTAATTTCATTTCCCATCTAAGTGGGTTTATAGCAGGAGTGGCATTTGGCTACTTCTATACCTCCAGACGAAAACCAACATTTTGA
- a CDS encoding LolA family protein: MRRNAILLVVALMTILVLAACGSKSQEDVVKDLNEKVEKMKGYKADAQMTLQVGEESQTYDVEVWNKEHNFYRVVLKTPKKDQSQMILRNESGVYVLTPALNKSFKFQSDWPKNSSQAYLYESLVADILEDKEAKFKETKDHYIFETKTRYQNSQMLPTQKITFNKKDLSPVSVKVLDTDRNALVKVKFNKVNFNASFENASFDMKKNMTGAQLEVPVLANSDDRDFSVQYVEEMPGISLVEENEIVTEDGKRVVLTYAGDKQSFTLVQEKSKVMTTSIEPTEMSGEMIDLGFTIGSISEHSISWTYNGVDYLLASKDLSKEEMIEIARSVHGNSVK; encoded by the coding sequence ATGAGAAGGAATGCTATTCTTCTAGTGGTTGCGTTAATGACAATATTAGTTCTCGCCGCCTGCGGTTCGAAGTCACAAGAAGATGTTGTAAAAGATCTAAATGAAAAAGTGGAAAAAATGAAAGGCTATAAGGCGGATGCACAAATGACGCTACAAGTCGGTGAAGAATCCCAGACGTATGATGTTGAAGTATGGAACAAGGAGCATAATTTTTATCGTGTTGTTTTAAAAACGCCGAAAAAAGATCAAAGTCAAATGATTTTAAGAAATGAGTCAGGGGTTTATGTATTAACACCAGCCTTAAACAAAAGCTTCAAGTTTCAGAGTGATTGGCCTAAAAATAGCAGCCAAGCGTATTTATATGAATCATTAGTGGCAGATATTTTAGAAGATAAAGAGGCAAAATTCAAAGAAACAAAAGATCATTATATATTTGAGACGAAGACTCGTTATCAAAATAGTCAAATGCTTCCGACTCAAAAGATTACATTTAATAAAAAAGATTTATCACCTGTATCTGTGAAAGTGTTAGATACGGATCGCAATGCTCTTGTCAAGGTAAAGTTTAACAAGGTGAATTTTAACGCAAGCTTCGAAAACGCCTCCTTTGATATGAAAAAGAATATGACAGGTGCACAGCTTGAGGTACCCGTTTTAGCGAATAGCGATGATCGTGATTTTTCTGTTCAATATGTAGAAGAAATGCCTGGAATAAGCTTAGTGGAAGAGAATGAGATTGTGACGGAAGATGGTAAACGCGTGGTCTTAACATACGCTGGTGATAAACAATCCTTTACTCTAGTTCAAGAAAAGTCAAAAGTGATGACAACATCAATCGAGCCAACTGAAATGAGTGGTGAAATGATTGATTTAGGATTTACAATCGGATCGATTTCAGAGCACTCGATTTCATGGACGTATAATGGGGTCGATTATCTCCTTGCTTCGAAAGATTTATCGAAAGAGGAAATGATTGAAATTGCCCGGTCAGTTCATGGAAATTCGGTAAAAT